In Ruegeria sp. YS9, the genomic window ATGACACAAGAGAAATGGGGACTACTGCGTAACAAATTGCTGAAGGCCATCGGTCGGAACAACTATACGACCTGGATCGAGCCTTTGGAATTCAAGGAGCTTCAGGATGGCGTGGCGGTTTTCTCGGTGCCGACCAATTTCATGGGCAATTATGTCAGCCAGAATTTTGCGGACCTCATTTTGTACGAGCTGAACACCGCAGGTGAAACTGTGCAACGTCTGGATTTCCGCGTCGCCGCAAACTCGCCAGCCCGGCCCAAGCCAGCTGTCGATACGCCGCCGGTGGCAAAGCCGGAACCTGTCGCCGCGCCGAGCGAGGACCCGGCGCAGGATACATTGGAATCGCTTCAGGCCGCCCCGTTGGATTCCCGCTTTACCTTTGACAGTTTTGTCGTCGGCAAACCCAATGAACTGGCCCATGCTGCTGCGCGTCGGGTATCCGAGGGCGGGCCGGTGACCTTCAATCCGCTGGTACTGTACGGCGGCGTGGGGCTGGGTAAGACCCACCTGATGCATGCCATTGCATGGGAGCTGAAAACCAAACATCCCGAACTCAATGTTCTGTACCTGTCGGCGGAACAGTTCATGTACCGGTTCGTGCAGGCCCTGCGCGAGCGTCGGATGATGGATTTCAAACACCTGTTCCGTTCGGTTGACGTTTTGATGGTTGACGATGTGCAGTTCATCGCCGGCAAGGATTCCACTCAGGAAGAGTTTTTCCACACGTTCAACGCGCTGGTGGATCAGAACAAGCAGATCATCATCTCGGCCGATCGCGCCCCGGGTGAGATCAAGGATCTGGAAGATCGGGTGAAATCCCGCCTGCAATGTGGTCTGGTGGTCGACCTGCACCCGACCGATTATGAACTGCGTCTGGGCATTTTGCAGAACAAGGTGCAGCAATACAGTTCATCCTATCCGGACCTGGCGATTGCCGATGGCGTTCTGGAATTCCTGGCGCATCGCATCTCGACCAATGTTCGGGTGCTGGAAGGTGCCCTGACCCGTCTGTTCGCGTTCGCGTCGCTGGTTGGCCGCGAGATCGACATGGAACTGACCCAGGATTGTCTGGCGGATGTGTTGCGCGCCTCGGAACGCAAGATCACCGTTGAAGAGATCCAGCGGAAGGTGTCTGAATACTACAACATCCGCCTCTCCGACATCATCGGCCCAAAGCGCCTGCGTTCTTACGCGCGTCCGCGTCAGGTGGCGATGTATCTGTGCAAGCAGTTGACCAGCCGGTCGCTGCCCGAGATCGGACGCCGTTTTGGCGGGCGAGATCACACGACGGTCATGCATGGCGTCAAACGCATTGAAGAGCTGAAGCTGACCGATGGTCAGATCGCTGAAGATGTGGAAATGCTGCGCCGGTCACTTGAAGCCTGATCTGCGCCTGTAATGCAGGAAACCGCCCCGGTTCCTCGGGCCGGGGCGTTTCTTGTGCGCATTAGTCCACGGTTGGATCAGAACTGGTGCCTGTCAGGCACGCTGCCCTTGACGCTGGACGCAATCCAACCCAGAAATCCGTAAAAAATCCTTGTGCCTCAGGGTGGAACCGCTAACGTGCCAGTCCCGCCCATGTCGGTACGCAAGTCAGAGGAATTGAGGGTATGAAGATCAGCATCGAACGCGGCACCCTTCTCAAGGCCGTTTCGCAGGCCCAATCCGTAGTGGAACGCCGCAATACCATTCCCATACTTGCCAATGTTCTGATCGAGGCGGAAGGCGATCAGGCGCTGTTTCGCGCGACCGATCTGGATATCGAGGTGGTCGACAAGGCCCCGGCGCAGGTCGAGAAAGCCGGCGCTACCACCGTGGCCGCGACCACCTTGCACGAGATCGTGCGCAAATTGCCCGACGGTGCCCTTGTCACCCTGACCGCCGACAACGCGGCAGGGCGTTTGACGGTTGAGGCGGGTCGGTCGAATTTCTCGCTGGCGACGCTGCCGAAAGAGGATTTTCCGGTCATGGCGTCGTCGGAGTATCAATCAAACTTCACGGCTTCGGCTGCCCTGCTGCGACGGTTGTTTGACAAGTCGAAATTCGCGATTTCAACAGAAGAGACCCGGTATTATCTGAACGGTGTCTACATGCATGTGGCCGACGGATCCGATGGCGGCAAGGTGTTGCGCTGCGTGGCCACCGACGGTCATCGGCTTGCTCGGATCGATGCCGATTTGCCGGATGGTGCAGAGGGCATGCCGGGCGTTATCGTCCCGCGCAAAACCGTGGGCGAGCTGCGCAAGCTGCTGGACGATGATGAAATGGATATTGCGGTTTCGGTCAGCGAAACCAAGGTGCGTTTCGCCACGCCGGATATCACACTGACCTCGAAGGTCATCGATGGCACCTTTCCTGACTACACACGCGTCATCCCGCAAGGAAATACGCGCAAGCTGGAAGTTGATGCCGCCGAGTTCGCACAGGCCGTGGACCGGGTGGCAACGGTATCTTCCGAGCGTTCGCGTGCGGTGAAGCTGCAACTGGATGGCGACAAGCTGGTTCTGTCGGTGAATGCTCCAGATAGTGGCGCGGCCGAGGAAGAACTGGCCGTTGCCTATGGTGATGAGCGTCTGGAGATCGGGTTCAATGCCAAATATCTGCTGGAGATCGCGTCTCAGGTGGATCGAGAGAATGCGGTGTTCATGTTCAATTCAGCTGGCGACCCGACCCTGATGCGCGAAGGCAATGACCAGAGCGCGGTTTACGTCGTCATGCCAATGCGCGTCTGATCGCGCGGACGCGCGATGCCTCCGGCGGGAGTATTTTTGAAAAGATGA contains:
- the dnaA gene encoding chromosomal replication initiator protein DnaA, with the translated sequence MTQEKWGLLRNKLLKAIGRNNYTTWIEPLEFKELQDGVAVFSVPTNFMGNYVSQNFADLILYELNTAGETVQRLDFRVAANSPARPKPAVDTPPVAKPEPVAAPSEDPAQDTLESLQAAPLDSRFTFDSFVVGKPNELAHAAARRVSEGGPVTFNPLVLYGGVGLGKTHLMHAIAWELKTKHPELNVLYLSAEQFMYRFVQALRERRMMDFKHLFRSVDVLMVDDVQFIAGKDSTQEEFFHTFNALVDQNKQIIISADRAPGEIKDLEDRVKSRLQCGLVVDLHPTDYELRLGILQNKVQQYSSSYPDLAIADGVLEFLAHRISTNVRVLEGALTRLFAFASLVGREIDMELTQDCLADVLRASERKITVEEIQRKVSEYYNIRLSDIIGPKRLRSYARPRQVAMYLCKQLTSRSLPEIGRRFGGRDHTTVMHGVKRIEELKLTDGQIAEDVEMLRRSLEA
- the dnaN gene encoding DNA polymerase III subunit beta; translation: MKISIERGTLLKAVSQAQSVVERRNTIPILANVLIEAEGDQALFRATDLDIEVVDKAPAQVEKAGATTVAATTLHEIVRKLPDGALVTLTADNAAGRLTVEAGRSNFSLATLPKEDFPVMASSEYQSNFTASAALLRRLFDKSKFAISTEETRYYLNGVYMHVADGSDGGKVLRCVATDGHRLARIDADLPDGAEGMPGVIVPRKTVGELRKLLDDDEMDIAVSVSETKVRFATPDITLTSKVIDGTFPDYTRVIPQGNTRKLEVDAAEFAQAVDRVATVSSERSRAVKLQLDGDKLVLSVNAPDSGAAEEELAVAYGDERLEIGFNAKYLLEIASQVDRENAVFMFNSAGDPTLMREGNDQSAVYVVMPMRV